Part of the Candidatus Omnitrophota bacterium genome, ATGTTTTTCCGTCTTCCAGTCCGCTGTCTGCAACACTTCTTTCAGTTCAGCCATAGCTTTCTCCTCAAATAATCCGTTTTTCGTTTAAGGTAACCTGCCCGACCGACTTAGCTTCTTTCGAGCAGGCGGGCGATGCCCGTATCATATACCGGTAACGGTTACGGCTTTTTATGCCGTTACCTTTACCCTAACCGATACGGGCCTCATCACGGTTACCGTAACCAACTTATTGAGTTTTACTTACTTCTCAATCAAGTTCTCGAACATCTCTTCATGGCCTATCTCTTCGCCCATGATGTGGCATGCCAGCTGGTATGTATCGTGGTCCTTACCGAACGTCTTCTTGGCTATCTTGTTATACACGTCGATAGCTCCGGCTTCGGCGGTCGTCACGATCTTTATTATCTCGTCGTAATCACTCAGATTCTTCATGACTCCTGGATACGGAGCATTGGCATTCTTCGCCAGGTTCCCCGGAACGTTCGTCGGAAGCCCGCCTAATTCGATTATCCTGTCGGCTAATTCCGTAGCGTGCTCAAGTTCGTCCTTGGCGATCTTATCCAGGAACTCTGCCATATCCTCATACCCCTTGCCTTCTACCGACCTTGCCATATACCACCAAGCATAATACGCAAGCCACTCGTCACAATACGCCCTGTCCAGATCCTTTACAAGTTCCTTAAGATCCACCCCTACTATCTCTCTTGCTTTCTTTCCCATCTTTTACCCTCCGATTTGTTGCAATTTTACTCTAACAAATCGTCCCGAGGATGTTGCAGCCTTCTACAGACATCCGAGGGACCACCTCATTTTGCTATTTTAACAGATGCCCTAATTCCATTCAAGGTTTAATCCTTTTCCCAAAATTTACCCCGCATTCGTAAAGGTTCTTCTTGTCGTTCTCATCCGGCATATATTTTATACCGACGGACGGCTGGGCTATTTCAATGCCCGTCTCTTTCAATTCCTTCTCGATAGAGGCCGCGGCGCCGCCTGACCATCCGTAAGAACCGAATGAGGCCGCAAGCCTGTTCTTTGGTTTCAAGCCTTTTACGAATTCCATGAACCCCGCCATAGCCGGCAGCATATCATTGTCATGCGTCGACGAACCCATAATAAAGCCTTTCGCGTCGAGCATCTCCTTGACTACTTCCGTCCTGTCCGATTCGGCTATATTGAACAGCTTGAAGCTGACCCCGGCGTCGGCCAAGCCTTCCGATATTAGGCGCGCCATCATCGCCGTGGCGCCCCACATCGTCTCATATACGATAACGACCTTCGGCTTGACTTCGTTCTTTGCCCACGGCACATACGAGTTCAATATCTTCATCGGGTCCTTACGCCATATTATCCCATGGCTCGGCGCGATCATCTTTATGGATATATTCATCTTCTGCAAATCTTCGATCTTTTTCAATATCAGGGAACTGAGCGGCCACAAGATATTCGCATAATACTTCGCAGCCTCATCCATAAGCGCGCACTGGTCGACCTGGTCGTCAAAACGTTCGCTCGACGCGTAGTGCTGGCCGAATGCGTCATTAGGCATAAGGAGCTCTTCTTCGGCACAATATGTAAACATGCTGTCCGGCCAATGGATCATGGGCGCCTCGACGAAAGTGAGCGTCCTTTTCCCGAGTTTTAATTTGTCGCCGGTCTTCACGACCTGAAAATCCCAGCTCTCGTAATAATTCCTGTAAAGACCCTCTTTGCATTTCTGAGTGCCGTATACCTTCGCCTTGGGGCAAAGTTTCATCAATGCGGGCATCGCGCCCGAGTGGTCGGTCTCGACGTGGTTGGCTATGACATAATCTATCTTCTCCGGCGGGATTATTTCCCTTATCCTCTCTATCATCTCCCCGGCGAAAGGGCCGTAAACCGTATCGACCAGGGCTATCTTATCGTCTATGATGAGGTAAGAGTTATAAGTCGAACCCCGGCTCGTTGAATACGTATGGCCATGAAAACTCCTCACGTTCCAATCGACAACACCGACCCAATAGATTCCCTTTTTTATCTCAATAGCTTTCATATATATCCCCTCCTGATCTACTTTTGCTGCTTCTCTCCCCTGATGAATGTAGGCGCCGAAGGCGGTGTCGTGCCGCGCTTCACCTGGTGATAATAATCGTATGTCATCGGCTTGCCCTGCTTGACTATTTCCGCGCATGTGATCTCGCCTAAAAAGAGTGTGTGCGTCCCGCAATCGAGCTTTCCCGCGACCTTTGCTTCCAGATAACAGATGGCGTTTTCCAGCACAACAGGGCAACCTGACGCAAGCCTTATGTGTTTTATCTCTTTGAATTTCTCCTCTTTCCTTCCTGTCTTAAAACCGAACTTTCCTATAAATGCCAGCGGCGTGGATTCTTCCAGTATGGATACCGAAAAACGGCAGCTGCATTCTACATATTCATGCGTCAGGTTCTTCTTATTCAGGCTTATAGCGAGGGTTGCCGGTTCGCTCGTTATCTGGAATACGGTATTCGCTATCTGTCCGTTAAGGGAATCTCCCTTATTGGAAGAGACTATATACATACCGTAACCTATATTATGCAGGACGTTTTGATCCATTAAACAGCCTCTTTCAGTATCCCGCTGATCTTGGCCACTCTATCGCTTTTGCCGGCAGCCTGCCCGGGAAAACCTTCCTCGAACACAGGCGCGTCTTTTTTGTAAAAGACCCCGAGCCCGATGGGCGAATCGCTGTTATAATCCCATTCCCTTATCTTATTGAAAGCCTTAGAATAGTCGGACGGATCGTGATCTTTTAGCGGGTAGGCACGTTTTTCGTAATATTCATACATATTGTAATAGGTAACGCATACCTGCAGCACATCGACGATGGCGAAGCCCTTGTGCACGATCGCCTGCTTAAACAGATCCTTAAGCATGTCTATGCCGTGAGACGTGCCCCGCGCGATAAAGGTCGCGCCGCTTGAAAGCATAAGCTCTAAAGGATTAATCGGATTTTCTTTCGTCCCCAGCGGCGTAGAGCGCCCCTTAAAACCGAGCGGAGATGTCGGCGTATATTGTCCGGTCGTAAGCCCATAGACCCTGTTGTCGTGGATAATGGCCGTCATGTTAACGTTTCTTTTGGCTGCGAATATCAGGTGTTCCAATCCCTCTCCGTAGGCGTCTCCGTCGCCGGCATGGCCGATGACTTTTAACGCGGAATTTGCGGTCTTTATGCCGGTAGCCGCGGGAAAGACTCTGCCATGTAAGGAATAAAAGCTGTTAACGTTCATATAATCCACTATCTTTGCGTGGCAGCCTATCCCCGAAACGAGCACAACATTCTCCATCGGCAGGCCTTCGTCAACAAGGGAATTTAAAACGGCTTTCATTGCATTCATTATCGCAAAGTTGCCGCAGCCCGGACACCAGGTATTCGTGGTTTTTGTTCCCAAATCCCTCATTTAATACGCTCCTACTAACGGTTGTTATTCTTTTAGGTTACGTAAAGTTAGAGAAGGTTAATTAAGGTTATGTAAGGTTACCGTGCCTTTACAACATTACGTAACATTCACTAACCTTACGGAACATTATGTAACCTTTTTTAACTTATCCTTCAGCTTTCCCTTGAGTTCCTCCACCGAAAACGGCCTGCCGTCATATTTCAATATCTTCTCGTGCGCGTCGAGGCCGTAGCCATTGATCAACTTGACCAGCTGGGCGGTCGCGTTACACTCTACCGCTATTATCTTCTTCACACCCTTCAGGGCCTCTTCAAATTGCCTTATAGGAAACGGAGAAAGCACGAGCGGCTGTATTACTTTAAGTCCCAGCTCTTCCGCGGCTTCTATGCAAACGCCCTTAGAGGACCCCCAGCATAAAATGGCTGTGGACGAACCCTTTTTACCGTATATCCCGACCGACACGTGCCTCTCTAATTCTTCGGACAGCCATCTCTCTTTGCGCAGGCGCTTATCCTGCATCTTTTCGGTCAATCCGGGATCTTCCGTAGTTATGCCATACTCATCGTGCTCATAGCTGTTCGATTTTATGATCGCGTCCTTATCCGAAGGAAAAGTCAGAGGAGAAACACCATTCTCCGTGATAAGATATCTCTTATAAGCGCCGTTCCTGCCCCATAAAAGAGGCTTTTCTTCCTCGATCTGTCCCGCGGCGCTTTCCTCAAAACTGTAAGTGCCTTCACCAAGTGTCTTGTCAGAAAGTATTACGGAGGGGATCTGATATTTCCAGGATATATTAAGAGCAGCCTCGGCCCAGTAGAATGCCTCTTCCGCATCGCCCGGCGCAACTACGAAACGCGTAAACTCGCCCTGGCCTGCGTTCAAAGCGAAACCCAGCTCCGTCTGGGAACTGTATGTAGGCAGGCCGGTTGATGGCCCCGGCCTCTGGCCGAGAACGATGACGACGGGCAATTCCGCCATGGCGGAAAAACTAAAGCCCTCCGTCATGAGACAGAAACCTCCGCCCGATGTCCCGACCGCAGCCTTTTTACCGCAATAAGCGAATCCCAACGCCATCAGTATCACGGCTATCT contains:
- a CDS encoding flavodoxin domain-containing protein produces the protein MKAIEIKKGIYWVGVVDWNVRSFHGHTYSTSRGSTYNSYLIIDDKIALVDTVYGPFAGEMIERIREIIPPEKIDYVIANHVETDHSGAMPALMKLCPKAKVYGTQKCKEGLYRNYYESWDFQVVKTGDKLKLGKRTLTFVEAPMIHWPDSMFTYCAEEELLMPNDAFGQHYASSERFDDQVDQCALMDEAAKYYANILWPLSSLILKKIEDLQKMNISIKMIAPSHGIIWRKDPMKILNSYVPWAKNEVKPKVVIVYETMWGATAMMARLISEGLADAGVSFKLFNIAESDRTEVVKEMLDAKGFIMGSSTHDNDMLPAMAGFMEFVKGLKPKNRLAASFGSYGWSGGAAASIEKELKETGIEIAQPSVGIKYMPDENDKKNLYECGVNFGKRIKP
- a CDS encoding 2-oxoacid:acceptor oxidoreductase subunit alpha, which codes for MNEFSILIGGKAGFGVDKASLVIARIINRLGYRMYVYRDYPSLIRGGHTFSIIRASEKKVSAHRDNIDFMIALNQDTVDLHKIRLKESAVIIYDSDTVKPSFLPEGQLSIALSYGSVLKEENAPEITRNTCAIGSLCKAIGVPWGVLEEVVRKEFSRDADTNIKVARKGYDGTCELTKIKPLGRDAQPVISGNEAIALGLVKGGLDAYISYPMTPTSPILHFLAGIASDMSLKIIHPESEIAVILMALGFAYCGKKAAVGTSGGGFCLMTEGFSFSAMAELPVVIVLGQRPGPSTGLPTYSSQTELGFALNAGQGEFTRFVVAPGDAEEAFYWAEAALNISWKYQIPSVILSDKTLGEGTYSFEESAAGQIEEEKPLLWGRNGAYKRYLITENGVSPLTFPSDKDAIIKSNSYEHDEYGITTEDPGLTEKMQDKRLRKERWLSEELERHVSVGIYGKKGSSTAILCWGSSKGVCIEAAEELGLKVIQPLVLSPFPIRQFEEALKGVKKIIAVECNATAQLVKLINGYGLDAHEKILKYDGRPFSVEELKGKLKDKLKKVT
- a CDS encoding thiamine pyrophosphate-dependent enzyme, with product MRDLGTKTTNTWCPGCGNFAIMNAMKAVLNSLVDEGLPMENVVLVSGIGCHAKIVDYMNVNSFYSLHGRVFPAATGIKTANSALKVIGHAGDGDAYGEGLEHLIFAAKRNVNMTAIIHDNRVYGLTTGQYTPTSPLGFKGRSTPLGTKENPINPLELMLSSGATFIARGTSHGIDMLKDLFKQAIVHKGFAIVDVLQVCVTYYNMYEYYEKRAYPLKDHDPSDYSKAFNKIREWDYNSDSPIGLGVFYKKDAPVFEEGFPGQAAGKSDRVAKISGILKEAV
- a CDS encoding flavin reductase family protein; translation: MDQNVLHNIGYGMYIVSSNKGDSLNGQIANTVFQITSEPATLAISLNKKNLTHEYVECSCRFSVSILEESTPLAFIGKFGFKTGRKEEKFKEIKHIRLASGCPVVLENAICYLEAKVAGKLDCGTHTLFLGEITCAEIVKQGKPMTYDYYHQVKRGTTPPSAPTFIRGEKQQK
- a CDS encoding ferritin-like domain-containing protein, producing the protein MGKKAREIVGVDLKELVKDLDRAYCDEWLAYYAWWYMARSVEGKGYEDMAEFLDKIAKDELEHATELADRIIELGGLPTNVPGNLAKNANAPYPGVMKNLSDYDEIIKIVTTAEAGAIDVYNKIAKKTFGKDHDTYQLACHIMGEEIGHEEMFENLIEK